From the Cryptosporidium parvum Iowa II chromosome 2, whole genome shotgun sequence genome, one window contains:
- a CDS encoding R1 like alpha-glucan water dikinase (similar to starch associated R1 protein found in plants) — protein sequence MNEGNGIQLFQLYNFNCSNGGKIQVKVELENKNRALKINFLYRNNNFLNQLITLHWGIVPKSKSKWMQPLNCLFLSNGSTIEKNDDGISCKTGLKISDDFSFYSCKIMLDILHLKSSHKYISINEVEFNETENCKNSPDWLNGINKEWGISFVLYSISPHSTNNELFLTEKIWIKDLDRHNSDFFIPIGRVLFLLEWIELIISEDQQNQHLFQKFSEIGLDSEDTLKSKSLNTTDKNAHFILNDSFIYSYNEFTTENNCVWVVSCKTYEKFQNNDFFELIVYTDIGNSSYNYQNKFNLEEYELALHFGFTKCTQKINWLSPYEYLRRHNLISNFTRIDEMSVETNFIITKYYSICKLIFPIEILQLFKGFVYVIKLKPKQTSKYPIKWVKSENNKDFIFKLPYSIHHEEEKSLNSIFDINKKKTNQTWEFNLKRFLSEIDKSIEEFLKVNLISSEFIITNKIVDISEGIGKLHILSALQNGNSIIRLKTISKRKLVLHCGMLDRTIRGKKSWRNLSNFCSSSEYNEISEDSTEIDMPEINKVDDYIFEQEVEIKIKLIDSMPFDRFVCVFKTLDENGHVCWHKEGDKDIEIVISFQEKKNDRWKGIWSDIVFDIINAEVEWGSITLMHRYNLMDQIIKKWSNEFINGTYKFISNSNVILWYDFETNNKRESTDHNLIAINSENIRDAILCGEEFWAWIMIWMRFNSLGVLDWQRNYNTAPRLLAQSAETASLTLISKWLEMPQYRYQIRLIAQSIIRGGSRGQEVRDRILHIMHKNRIPEDHGTFYEQWHQKLHNNTTPDDVGICRSIIGYLRNNGNEEIFSKILHEEGLSWEKIRSYDRPITSKPYIPPFLDVNTLASDFEQYLEVLVDVHEASNLQRSFHYSREYLDERSQNICASVIFGENKRFDNTKDLNVLHGRLMHVNRAREEILNLIYNLYGGKQLDTDTCNFHAIKEIMYLDLGLENLQCMFIQTICTINNNYDNIIHLIDEMNSFIWILFGHDPCNKELEAIIFDWKEFKILNKSTENYILILKSLVDRLQLFIGSMMDNIFSIWNPKVTFFGRSIGLSKDDPIIKNFMDEILRSTLYSTISLQIKRVNKYLLNKTDPNELSDWQFISYHPSWRDDQIFTGIFKKLNKITELAEDPYKKIISCSNISGEEDIPMNVIGIILTNPENSPDLLSHLSVRARNMNVLLVVCQNPQISEFINSIEENEIINLQIRSDLRLDISKNNEILDKNELIATKSLSQVKVKYKSRFFEFKNKIKGLNKWVLLPSEMDNNNVGQKALNLVKLRRLFTSKSIELPFFVPSCVSLPFGTLNKLLNSSTFEKITSQLNILEEQCKIENPEASEILKNVCNIIEYEVEPCTQLIEELINAMKILVQLDLENINVDTIKAINKERIQKHSNSMKLIWEKIIKVWMSVYQPISFLNMKKIGLPLSNVYMSIAIQRLMNAKYAFVLHSKNPIQNKNINLAEYEEMYGELVIGLGETLVSNTLGKSMGFTALRKRNCKNYKDKSFIQNINVVSFPSKSTAMFNPISQNNRSLIDHCNIPCNFIFRSDSNAEDIEGFAGAGVFQSVPLFDPISKYVKYLSQPIIKDQDYRNEALKQLATIAFYVQDEFDEIPQDIEGCIIEDCQGSSIKSFSIAIVQSRPQV from the coding sequence ATGAATGAAGGTAATGGTATACAATTGTTTCAACTTTATAACTTTAACTGCTCAAACGGAGGAAAAATTCAAGTCAAAGTTgaacttgaaaataaaaatagagctttaaaaattaactttttatatcgaaataataattttttaaatcaattgATAACACTTCATTGGGGAATTGTTCCAAAAAGTAAATCTAAATGGATGCAGCCTTTAAATTGTCTTTTTTTATCCAATGGTTCTACAATAGAGAAAAATGACGATGGAATCTCGTGTAAAACTGGCCTTAAAATATCGGACgatttttcattttattCTTGCAAAATTATGCTTGATATTCTTCATCTAAAATCTTCCCATAAATATATCTCTATTAATGAAgttgaatttaatgaaacaGAAAATTGTAAAAATTCTCCGGATTGGCTTAACGGAATAAACAAAGAGTGGGGAATATCATTTGTACTGTATTCAATTTCACCTCACTCTACCAATAATGAACTATTTTTAACTGAGAAAATATGGATTAAAGATTTGGATAGACACAATTCTGACTTTTTTATTCCAATTGGAAGAGTGTTATTCCTTTTAGAGTGGATAGAACTAATTATTTCCGAAGACCAACAAAATCAAcatttattccaaaaattcTCTGAAATTGGATTGGATTCAGAAGATACTTTAAAATCCAAATCATTAAATACAACAGACAAAAATGCCCACTTCATCCTTAATGAttcatttatatattcATACAATGAATTTACCACAGAGAATAATTGTGTTTGGGTCGTATCCTGTAAAACATAtgaaaaatttcaaaacaacgatttttttgaattaatagtTTATACGGATATTGGTAACTCAAGCtataattatcaaaataaatttaaccTCGAAGAATATGAATTGGCTCTTCACTTTGGCTTTACAAAATGTACGCAGAAGATAAATTGGTTATCTCCATACGAATATTTGAGAAGGCACAAtctaatttcaaattttactAGGATAGATGAAATGTCTGTCGaaacaaattttattatcacAAAGTATTACTCTATatgtaaattaatatttccaattgaaattttacaGCTATTTAAAGGTTTTGTTTATGTAATCAAGCTTAAGCCAAAACAAACTTCAAAATATCCAATTAAGTGGGTGAAGTCAGAGAACAATAAAgactttatttttaaattaccATATTCTATCCATcatgaagaagaaaagtcTCTAAATTCTATCTTTGatataaataagaaaaaaactAATCAAACTTGGGAATTTAATCTAAAAAGATTTCTATCCGAAATAGACAAATCAATCgaagaatttttaaaggttaatttaatttcatctgaatttattattacaaataaaattgtAGATATTTCCGAAGGTATTGGAAAATTACATATTCTATCTGCTCTTCAAAATGGAAATAGCATAATCAGATTAAAAACgatttcaaaaagaaaacttGTATTGCACTGTGGAATGTTGGATCGAACAATAAGAGGGAAAAAGAGCTGGAGaaatctttcaaatttttgttCATCTTCAGAATACAACGAAATAAGTGAAGATTCAACTGAAATCGATATGcctgaaataaataaagtagATGATTACATATTTGAACAAGAagttgaaataaaaatcaaattaatagatTCAATGCCATTTGATCGGTTCGTTTGTGTTTTTAAGACATTAGACGAGAATGGTCATGTTTGTTGGCACAAGGAAGGAGATAAAGATATAGAAATTGTAATCTCCTtccaagaaaaaaaaaatgacaGATGGAAAGGAATTTGGTCAGATATAGTATTTGATATCATTAATGCAGAAGTTGAATGGGGAAGTATAACTTTGATGCACAGatataatttaatggatcagattattaaaaaatggTCAAATGAATTTATAAATGGTACTTACAAATTTATATCTAATTCAAATGTAATATTATGGTATGACTTTGAAACCAATAACAAACGAGAGTCTACTGATCATAATTTGATAGCAATAAACTCCGAGAATATTAGAGACGCAATACTTTGTGGTGAAGAATTCTGGGCATGGATTATGATTTGGATGAGATTTAATTCTCTTGGAGTATTAGATTGGCAAAGAAATTATAACACTGCTCCGAGGTTATTAGCTCAATCAGCAGAAACAGCTTCATTAACGCTAATATCAAAGTGGCTGGAGATGCCTCAATACAGATACCAAATTAGATTAATTGCCCAGTCAATTATTAGAGGCGGATCTCGTGGGCAGGAAGTAAGAGATAGGATACTACATATTATGCATAAGAATCGTATTCCAGAAGATCATGGAACCTTTTACGAGCAATGGCATCAAAAGTTACATAATAATACAACTCCGGATGATGTTGGAATATGTCGTTCAATTATTGGATACCTTAGAAACAATggtaatgaagaaattttttcaaagatACTTCATGAAGAAGGATTATCTTGGGAAAAAATTAGATCTTATGACCGTCCAATTACTTCAAAGCCATATATTCCTCCTTTCTTAGATGTTAATACTCTTGCATCTGATTTTGAACAATATTTAGAGGTGCTGGTGGATGTTCACGAAGCATCAAACCTTCAAAGATCATTTCATTATTCAAGAGAGTACTTGGATGAAAGATCACAAAATATCTGCGCATCTGTGATATTTGGGGAAAATAAACGGTTTGATAACACCAAAGACTTAAATGTTTTACATGGTCGATTAATGCATGTTAATAGGGCAAGAGaagaaattttaaatttgatttataatttatacGGAGGGAAACAATTGGATACAGATACTTGCAATTTTCATgcaattaaagaaataatgtACTTGGATTTAGGCCTGGAAAACTTGCAGTGCATGTTTATACAAACAATCTGCACTATAAATAACAACtatgataatattatacaTCTCATTGATGAAATGAATTCTTTCATCTGGATATTATTTGGGCATGACCCGtgtaataaagaattagaagcaattatttttgattggaaagaattcaaaatattgaataaatcaACAGAAAACTATATTCTTATTTTGAAGAGTTTAGTAGATAGGCTACAGCTTTTTATTGGATCAATGAtggataatattttttcaatatggAACCCAAAAGTTACTTTCTTCGGAAGAAGCATTGGTCTATCTAAAGACgatccaataataaaaaattttatgGATGAAATTTTGCGTTCTACACTATATTCCACAATTTCACTTCAAATTAAACgagtaaataaatatttattaaataaaactGATCCTAATGAATTGAGTGATTGGCAATTTATTAGTTATCACCCCTCATGGAGAGATGACCAAATTTTCACTGGAATTTTTAAGAAATTGAACAAAATAACAGAACTTGCTGAAGATCCGtataagaaaataatttcttgcTCGAATATTTCTGGAGAGGAAGATATTCCAATGAATGTAATTGGGATAATTTTGACAAACCCTGAAAACTCACCAGATTTACTTTCTCATTTATCGGTTAGAGCAAGGAATATGAATGTTTTACTAGTTGTTTGCCAAAACCCTCAAATTTCagaattcattaattctatagaggaaaatgaaataattaatttacaaATTAGAAGCGATTTGAGGCTAGATATCAGTAAAAACAATGAGATTTTagataaaaatgaattgaTTGCAACCAAATCTTTGAGTCAAGTAAAGGTAAAGTATAAATCAAGATTTTTCgaatttaaaaacaaaattaaaggCTTAAACAAATGGGTTTTACTACCAAGCGAAAtggataataataatgtcGGGCAAAAGGCATTAAACCTCGTCAAGCTAAGACGATTATTTACATCAAAAAGTATTGAACTACCTTTTTTTGTACCAAGTTGTGTTTCTTTACCATTTGGTACATTGAACAAATTATTGAACAGCAGCacatttgaaaaaataaccTCCCAACTAAATATTCTTGAAGAACAATgtaaaatagaaaatcCAGAGGCATCTGAAATACTTAAAAATGTTTGCAATATCATTGAATATGAAGTCGAACCATGCACTCAGCTAATTgaggaattaataaatgcGATGAAAATACTTGTACAGCTagatttagaaaatataaatgttGATACTATAAAagcaattaataaagaaaggaTTCAAAAACATTCCAACTcgatgaaattaatttggGAGAAAATTATAAAGGTTTGGATGTCTGTATATCAGCCAATTTCATTCTTGAacatgaaaaaaattggatTACCACTGTCAAATGTATACATGTCGATTGCAATTCAAAGGTTAATGAATGCCAAATACGCTTTTGTACTACACAGCAAAAACCCAATTCAGAATAAGAATATTAACTTAGCAGAATACGAAGAGATGTATGGAGAATTGGTTATTGGATTAGGGGAAACATTAGTTTCGAATACACTTGGGAAATCTATGGGATTTACTGCATTAAGAAAAAGGAACTGTAAAAATTACAAAGATAAAagttttattcaaaatatcaATGTCGTTTCGTTTCCCTCAAAATCAACTGCAATGTTTAATccaatttctcaaaataatagaagCTTAATTGATCATTGTAACATACCTTGCAACTTCATTTTTAGGTCAGACTCAAATGCAGAAGATATTGAAGGGTTTGCAGGAGCAGGAGTATTTCAGTCAGTTCCGCTATTCGATCCTATTAGTAAATATGTTAAGTATCTGAGTCAgccaataataaaagatcaAGATTACAGAAATGAAGCACTGAAACAATTGGCAACAATAGCGTTTTATGTTCAAGATGAGTTTGACGAAATACCACAGGATATTGAGGGCTGTATAATTGAAGATTGCCAAGGATCAAGCATAAAATCATTTAGTATAGCTATTGTACAGTCAAGACCCCAGGTTTAG
- a CDS encoding MA3 domain containing protein (transcripts identified by EST), with protein MEEESPVGSPILILDKSDPVFNSESEDENVSYSVIDVERRERVVETFSWSPQGRGAEAECRISIEEFRIRIKNLCQDYFLDFKTQDFINGLKCISCPSLHNLVIVITIRMALDYSLSVQQQVSALLTILKDSHLITQQQIEDGLEKLIQSIDDICLDAPYSPERLECLVDCAIVDGIIPSNFRCRYPEAFLNKLIELRRISENNPKEIFNVSEIEGLNLHLKTLRTFKSFILENEEDFFSSGFNITEVEKIISDAHLAAYKTAFWNGIDWTASSFAEKSSSEANSVPSTLCFNHEFVKNIVISSMSRNNLQRELVSNGLNLLSPSIINSVDISLGFMRILGNLDDLSLDVLNACDLTTKFIARCIVDELLPPSFITVNSILHMGGPGGTQALNMSEQFLRNKPRNLLRHQTQNIWLQSEDVKEDILIKMEVTKALDKYSISLDKRECIKTLHSLPLTQTNKKYLVKYIILHFIEKVSLGSDDQLSNYTGGDQFKNNFVEFCDREMRAGISLLEYLLSQGFLDEDTIMEGFHIYPDTTRDFASVDQQTQEVFSVFVSKAIERALLPYNWKTN; from the coding sequence ATGGAGGAAGAATCACCAGTTGGCTCTccaattctaatattaGATAAAAGCGATCCTGTATTTAATAGTGAATCCGAAGATGAAAATGTTTCTTATTCTGTGATTGATGTGGAAAGGAGAGAGAGGGTGGTGGAGACGTTTTCTTGGAGTCCTCAAGGAAGAGGGGCAGAAGCTGAGTGTAGGATTTCTATTGAGGAGTTTAGAATTCGAATAAAAAATCTTTGCCAAGACTATTTTTTAGATTTTAAAACCCAAGACTTTATCAATGGACTAAAATGTATTTCTTGCCCTTCTTTACATAATTTAGTGATAGTAATTACTATCAGAATGGCATTAGATTATAGTTTGAGCGTGCAACAACAGGTATCAGCACTGCTAACGATATTGAAAGACTCTCACTTGATTACTCAACAACAAATTGAAGATGGCTTAGAAAAGCTTATCCAGTCTATAGACGATATATGTTTGGATGCGCCCTATTCTCCGGAGAGACTGGAATGCCTTGTAGATTGCGCAATAGTTGACGGCATTATTCCATCTAATTTCAGATGTAGGTATCCTGAAGCTTTCCTAAACAAGCTGATTGAACTTCGTAGAATATCAGAAAATAAtccaaaagaaatttttaatgTAAGTGAAATAGAGGGGCTGAATCTTCATCTAAAAACTCTTAGAACATTCAAGTCATTTATACTTGAAAATGAGGAGGACTTCTTTTCTTCAGGTTTTAACATTACCGaagttgaaaaaataatatcagaTGCCCATTTGGCAGCTTATAAAACTGCATTTTGGAATGGAATTGACTGGACGGCTAGTTCTTTCGCGGAAAAGTCTTCTAGCGAAGCCAATTCAGTTCCTTCAACACTGTGTTTCAATCACGAGTTTGTAAAGAATATTGTAATTTCATCAATGAGCCGGAACAATTTACAAAGAGAGCTAGTTTCTAATGGgttgaatttattatcgCCTTCGATAATCAATTCAGTTGACATCTCACTTGGATTTATGAGGATTCTTGGAAACTTGGATGATTTATCTCTAGACGTGCTTAATGCATGCGACCTTACAACTAAATTTATCGCAAGATGTATTGTGGACGAACTACTTCCACCTTCATTTATAACGGTGAATTCAATTCTTCATATGGGAGGTCCTGGCGGAACTCAAGCTTTGAATATGTCCGAGCAGTTTTTACGCAACAAGCCGAGAAATTTGTTGAGACATCAGACACAAAATATCTGGTTGCAAAGTGAAGATGTGAAGGAggatattttaattaagaTGGAAGTTACAAAAGCACtagataaatattcaatttctctTGACAAAAGAGAATGCATAAAAACACTTCACTCACTACCATTAACacaaacaaataaaaaatacttAGTTAAGTATATTATTCTTCactttattgaaaaagtaTCGCTAGGTTCAGATGATCAGTTATCAAATTATACTGGCGGCGATCagtttaaaaataatttcgTAGAGTTTTGTGACCGTGAGATGAGAGCAGGTATATCTTTACTAGAGTACTTATTGAGCCAAGGGTTCCTTGACGAGGATACAATTATGGAAGGATTTCATATATATCCAGATACTACACGTGACTTTGCATCAGTAGACCAACAAACACAAGAGGTTTTTTCAGTTTTTGTTTCAAAAGCAATAGAGCGCGCCCTGCTTCCATATAATTGGAAAACAAACTAG